The nucleotide sequence TCGTTTTTTCCTTATAATCGGCAACGTGATAGCTTGTAAGCCCAAACAGTTCCGTGATCACATGTGCCGTTTCCCTGATGGCAAACGTATCGGTCATCAATGAATCAAAGGCAATTGCAACATCAGTTGGTTTGTCTTTATGAATGTGCCGAAATCCAGCAGCAACCGCTTCACGAAGGGTCTCTTCACCGAAATCTGCTTTCTTTCCGAGCCCTAGAAAGTACACTTGCCTGGCCTCACTTTTTCCGAGTGTAAACACTTTTGTGACAGCCTTATGAGACTTCTTGATTTGTTTATCCTTAAGTAACGACGAGAGATGACCTTCTAACTGGTCATCAATCGTTTTTGCCACACCAGTTAACTCGCGATCATCAGCGAACAAGCCGATGAGAAGAGCATCATGGTCGGTCCCCGCTGTCATATCTGTTTTCACTTCAAACATCATCTCATCTCCTAACGAATGTTTATCGACGTTTAGTCGTCGTGTAAATAGAGGGCGAGCTCTGGTAATTTCGGGAGCGATGATACTTGATCAAATGGTACACGATCCAAATCCTGTGGTATAATTGACAGGCAACTTTCAATGAAGTTATTGACTTCTTCAAGGTCGACACCCCAAAAAAATGGGCGATAGTTCTGGATATACTGGTGACCTGCATTCATCATGACTCGTGCACCTTTAATATTCCCATATTCATAATGATAAATCGCGACCGTCATCTGTAGGAGACCTTTGAGGAAGCCATTATCTTTTTCCGTCATCCAGATTTCTTCTAACAAATCGTGACAGGTATAATAATCACCTTCATTGAATTTAATAAAGAACTCGTAATATTCAAGTGGATAATCACTCATGACAACCCTCCGAAACGTGAAACTTACACATAAGCTTCCACGATAGTGTTGTTGTCATATTTTAGCATGAGAGTGACAGATTTAACAGCCTTGTAAATGGGTAATACCGTAGAAGAATGAACAGAATAAGAACTAACAGAAGCGTAAAGAAAGGACGACCGTTAACCAATGGATTTATTGCACAACTTCCCCTTATGGGCTGCACTATTTAGCATCTTTATTGCACAATTTGTAAAAGTTCCGCTCGCATTTATCGCTACAAGGAAAGTCGAGTGGGGGTTGCTTACAAGTACGGGTGGAATGCCAAGTTCTCACTCAGCAGCTGTCACCGCCTTATCAACGGCAATTGCCCTTGAACACGGTTTAGGTTCCCCATTGTTTGCAATAACAACGATTTTCGGAATTATCGTTATGTTTGACGCGACTGGTATTCGCCGTCATGCCGGCTATCATGCCACGGTATTAAACCAGCTTGTCACTGACTTTAACAAGCTCGTTGAAGAAGCGAAGTCATGGCCGAAAAAGGAAGAAACCGAAAAACGAGAAGAATTAAAAGAACTTCTAGGACATCAACCGATCGAAGTCTTCTTTGGCGGTTTATTAGGAATCGTACTCGCACTTACCCTTCATGCAGTGGTATATTAGAGAAAGATTGGTAAAAAGAGGGGAGAAAAACCGATGAGAATTGTTTCGATATGCCCGAGTAATACGGAATTGCTTGCTTATTTAGGTGTCACATCAGACATTGTCGCCGTTGATGATTACTCAGATTGGCCAAAAGAAATTACGACATTACCAAGGTTAGGTCCAGATCTTAATATTGATATTGACAAGCTAGAAACATTCAAACCTGATTTAGTTGTCGCCTCATTAAGTGTTCCAGGCATGGAGAAAAATGTTGAAGCACTTAAAGAAAGAAATATACCTCATGTTGTTCTGCAACCAAATTCGCTAGATGAAATAGCTGAAGACTTATTAAGATTAGGGAAGCTTGTAGGTGTTGAAGAGCGAGCGAAGGAACTCGTCACGCGCTATCACCAATTTATTGATTCGTATGCTGAACAAGCGAAAGGCGTTGACATCCAAAACCTTTACTGGGAATGGTGGCCAAAGCCGATCTTTACCCCAGGGAAGACGAATTGGCTAACGATGATTAGTGAATTAGCTGGTGGTAACAACGTATTTGCTGACCAAAACAAGCCTAGTGTACAAACCGACTGGGACGATGTTGCAGGTCGTAACCCTGATCACATCTGCCTCGTTTGGGTCGGCGTCCAACAGCAAAAGGTAAACCCTGAGATCGTCAAGAAGCGCCCGGGTTGGAGTGAGCTTGATGCGATCCAAGCGGAGAACATTCATATTTTAGAAGAGCCATTGTTCTGCCGCCCATCCCCACGTCTGTTGTTAGGATTAAAGCGAATCGCTGCGATCCTTCATCCGGAGCAGTTCCCTAGCGATGATGGCATCGATCCACTTTTAAATAAGTAAATCTGATATTGATAAGAGGTTGCCAAAAGGTTGACTCCCCTTTTGAGGCAACCTCTTTCTTTTATATTAGAATGACATTTGATTACGGAACACTTGGACAGATTCGTCCTCATTCAAGGCGCGTAAGTCGTTTTCTGTTAAATGCCCATCGCCTTCTTTAACAACATATACTTCAATTTCTTGTTTACCCCAGTTCTCATACACTTCTTCTACTGTATCATAATAAAGGTCAATCTTATTTCCTTTTATCGCCGAACCCGTGTCAGCCACAACGCCATAGCCATAGCCCGGAATAAATAAAACAGTCCCAATGGGGTATGTAGCCGGATCGGCAGCGATTGTTGAATATAAATCACGTGTGACTTGTACACCAGAAAACGTAATCCCATACCCCGGATGTCCTGGTGATTTACCAGTCGACTCAACTCCTGCCGTATAGCCCGTTGCGACAACAGTCTCAGACGGATAACGACTCCAATCAATCGCCTCTTCTATCGGG is from Desertibacillus haloalkaliphilus and encodes:
- a CDS encoding DUF309 domain-containing protein translates to MSDYPLEYYEFFIKFNEGDYYTCHDLLEEIWMTEKDNGFLKGLLQMTVAIYHYEYGNIKGARVMMNAGHQYIQNYRPFFWGVDLEEVNNFIESCLSIIPQDLDRVPFDQVSSLPKLPELALYLHDD
- a CDS encoding cobalamin-binding protein, whose product is MRIVSICPSNTELLAYLGVTSDIVAVDDYSDWPKEITTLPRLGPDLNIDIDKLETFKPDLVVASLSVPGMEKNVEALKERNIPHVVLQPNSLDEIAEDLLRLGKLVGVEERAKELVTRYHQFIDSYAEQAKGVDIQNLYWEWWPKPIFTPGKTNWLTMISELAGGNNVFADQNKPSVQTDWDDVAGRNPDHICLVWVGVQQQKVNPEIVKKRPGWSELDAIQAENIHILEEPLFCRPSPRLLLGLKRIAAILHPEQFPSDDGIDPLLNK
- a CDS encoding 3D domain-containing protein; translated protein: MEIVKIIGIRATMTALLTAALFTTFHSISGVGVKELSDWIYKGPFQFGLLDANHNVEESAMKQTVLPEKELPGIVEASRAMSHEVVESDPVPIEEAIDWSRYPSETVVATGYTAGVESTGKSPGHPGYGITFSGVQVTRDLYSTIAADPATYPIGTVLFIPGYGYGVVADTGSAIKGNKIDLYYDTVEEVYENWGKQEIEVYVVKEGDGHLTENDLRALNEDESVQVFRNQMSF
- a CDS encoding divergent PAP2 family protein, which gives rise to MDLLHNFPLWAALFSIFIAQFVKVPLAFIATRKVEWGLLTSTGGMPSSHSAAVTALSTAIALEHGLGSPLFAITTIFGIIVMFDATGIRRHAGYHATVLNQLVTDFNKLVEEAKSWPKKEETEKREELKELLGHQPIEVFFGGLLGIVLALTLHAVVY